A single region of the Equus przewalskii isolate Varuska chromosome 26, EquPr2, whole genome shotgun sequence genome encodes:
- the LOC139079540 gene encoding olfactory receptor 1J4-like, protein MRRENQSSASQFLLLGLPIRPEQQSVIFALFLGVYLTTVLGNLFIILLIRLDSRLHTPMYFFLSHLAFTDVSFSSVTVPKMLMNMQTQQLSISYPGCMSQTYFYQLFGCVDNLLLAVMAYDRYVAICHPLHYTIIMREGLCLLLVAVSWILSCGSALLHTLLLGQVSFCADNVLPHFFCSLSILLKLSCSNTSLNELVIFTAGGAIIIFPFSGILVSYGCIGASILRVPSTKGIWKALSTCGSHLSVVSLFYGTIMALYFSSSSNNSNDTDMIASLMYTVVTPLLNPFIYSLRNKDMILALEILFRKNILLVK, encoded by the coding sequence ATGAGGAGGGAGAACCAGAGCAGTGCGTCCCAgttcctcctcctggggctccccatCCGGCCAGAGCAGCAGAGTGTGATCTTTGCCCTGTTCCTGGGTGTGTACCTGACTACAGTGCTGGGAAACCTGTTCATCATCCTACTCATCAGACTGGACTCTcgcctccacacccccatgtacttcttcctcagccACTTGGCCTTCACTGATGTCTCCTTCTCATCTGTCACCGTCCCAAAGATGCTGATGAACATGCAGACTCAGCAACTCTCCATCTCATACCCAGGGTGTATGTCACAGACGTATTTTTATCAACTTTTTGGTTGTGTAGATAATCTCCTTCTTGCAGTGATGGCATATGACAGGTACGTGGCCATCTGCCACCCTCTCCACTATACCATCATCATGAGGGAGGGGCTCTGTCTGCTGCTGGTGGCTGTCTCTTGGATTCTCTCCTGTGGCAGTGCCCTCTTGCACACACTCCTCCTGGGCCAGGTGTCCTTCTGTGCTGACAATGTCCTTCCCCACTTTTTCTGTAGCCTCTCCATTCTACTCAAGCTGTCCTGCTCAAATACCTCTCTCAATGAACTAGTCATATTCACTGCAGGGGGTGCAATTATAATTTTTCCATTCAGTGGCATCCTGGTCTCTTATGGCTGCATTGGGGCTTCTATCCTGAGGGTCCCCTCTACCAAAGGGATTTGGAAAGCCTTGTCCACCTGTGGCTCCCATCTCTCTGTGGTGTCTCTATTCTATGGAACAATTATGGCACTGTACTTTTCCTCCTCATCAAACAACTCCAATGACACAGACATGATTGCCTCACTGATGTATACAGTGGTGACCCCCTTGTTGAACCCCTTCATCTATAGCCTAAGGAACAAAGACATGATATTGGCTCTGGAGATTCTTTTCAGAAAGAATATCCTTTTAGTCAAGTGA
- the LOC103555883 gene encoding olfactory receptor 1J4-like — protein sequence MRPENQSCVSEFLLLGLPIQPEQQGLFFALFLCMYLTTVLGNLLIILLIRLDSRLHTPMYFFLSHLAFSDISLSSVTVPKMLMNMQSRQQTIPYLGCISQFYFLTLFGCIDNFLLAVMAYDRYVAICQPLHYTNVMRQELLISLVVWSWFLSCAHALLHTLLLVQLSFCADNSIPHFFCDLTALLKMSCSDISLNELVMFIEGAMVVTLPLISILGSYIHIGTTVLKIPSTKRLFKAFSTCGSHLIVVSLYYGTIAVAYFFSSSKDSNDKDMIASVMYIVVTPMLNPFNYSLRNRDIKQALGMFVTRANFFK from the coding sequence atgaggcctgagaaccagagctGTGTGTCTGAgttcctcctcctggggctccccatACAACCAGAGCAGCAGGGCCTGTTCTTTGCCTTATTTCTATGCATGTACCTGACCACAGTGCTGGGGAATCTGCTCATCATCCTGCTCATCAGGCTGGACTCTCGcctccacactcccatgtacttcttcctcagccacttggccttctctgacatTTCCCTTTCATCTGTCACAGTTCCAAAGATGCTCATGAACATGCAGTCTCGGCAACAAACCATCCCCTATTTGGGGtgcatttctcagttttattttttgactttgtTTGGTTGTATTGACAATTTCCTTCTTGCAGTGATGGCATATGACAGGTATGTGGCCATCTGTCAGCCACTCCACTACACAAATGTCATGAGGCAGGAGCTGCTTATCTCATTAGTAGTGTGGTCCTGGTTCCTTAGTTGTGCACATGCCCTGTTGCACACCCTCCTTTTGGTCCAACTGTCCTTCTGTGCTGACAATAGCATTCCCCACTTTTTCTGTGACCTCACTGCACTCCTGAAGATGAGCTGCTCAGATATCTCCCTCAATGAGCTGGTCATGTTCATTGAGGGAGCAATGGTTGTCACCTTGCCTTTGATTAGTATCCTGGGTTCATATATCCATATAGGGACCACCGTCCTGAAGATCCCCTCCACAAAGAGACTCTTTAAAGCCTTTTCTACCTGTGGCTCCCATCTCATTGTGGTGTCTTTATACTATGGGACCATTGCAGTTGCTTACTTTTTCTCCTCATCAAAGGATTCCAATGACAAAGACATGATTGCTTCGGTGATGTATATAGTAGTTacccccatgctgaaccccttcaACTATAGCCTGAGGAACAGAGATATAAAACAGGCTCTAGGAATGTTTGTCACTAGGGCTAATTTCTTTAAGTGA